A window from Musa acuminata AAA Group cultivar baxijiao chromosome BXJ3-10, Cavendish_Baxijiao_AAA, whole genome shotgun sequence encodes these proteins:
- the LOC135650626 gene encoding mavicyanin-like, whose translation MEKAMAMSIFVVLVSIVGGAGLSEAAVYSVGDVVGWTILGSPNYTAWAISKRFDMGDTIVFKYNKNFHNVLEVSKADYKACNAASPIAAYTSGNDSITLKRRGHHFFICGVPGHCSAGQKVDVRIAKRTASSAAPSVSPAASPLPATSNSSGGGVVPNPAAAPRPSGANTATPTVLALALTLLYPVFSGGLAAVIS comes from the exons ATGGAGAAGGCCATGGCGATGTCCATCTTTGTCGTGCTCGTTTCCATTGTTGGCGGCGCGGGGCTGTCGGAGGCTGCGGTTTACAGCGTCGGGGATGTGGTGGGTTGGACCATCTTGGGAAGTCCCAACTACACCGCCTGGGCCATTTCCAAGAGGTTCGATATGGGAGACACCATAG TGTTCAAGTACAACAAGAACTTCCACAACGTGCTGGAGGTGAGCAAGGCGGACTACAAGGCGTGCAACGCGGCGTCGCCCATCGCCGCCTACACCTCCGGCAATGACTCCATCACGCTGAAGCGCAGGGGCCACCACTTCTTCATCTGCGGCGTTCCCGGCCACTGTAGCGCCGGCCAGAAGGTGGACGTCAGGATCGCCAAGCGGACGGCCTCCTCCGCTGCCCCTTCCGTCTCCCCCGCCGCATCTCCTCTTCCCGCCACCAGCAACAGCAGCGGCGGCGGAGTCGTGCCCAACCCCGCAGCCGCCCCTCGGCCCAGCGGCGCCAACACAGCTACACCCACGGTGCTTGCTTTGGCCCTGACGCTGCTTTACCCTGTTTTTTCTGGAGGCCTCGCTGCGGTGATCAGTTAG